The Methylomarinum vadi genome has a window encoding:
- a CDS encoding response regulator transcription factor: protein MTEKAKLLIIEDEQAILQGLIDVFVYHGYQVDSAPDGRLGLDKALSGQYDLILLDIMLPKLDGFGVCNKIREQDKQLPIIMLTAKSSEQDIIAGLTLGADDYIAKPFSVRELVLRVEAVLKRSGGPARQHAVIRLGERRIDCVNLCEIDGGRPNHFSRREIDILHYLLRHCDRPVSREELLQRVWGYRHAEVIETRTVDIHIAKLRRKIETDPKQPEYLVTVRGEGYRLMT from the coding sequence GCCAAACTACTGATTATCGAAGACGAACAGGCGATTCTGCAGGGGTTGATCGATGTCTTCGTTTACCACGGTTACCAGGTGGATTCCGCGCCGGACGGCCGACTCGGCCTGGACAAGGCGTTATCCGGCCAATATGACTTGATCCTCCTCGACATCATGCTGCCGAAGTTGGACGGCTTCGGCGTCTGCAACAAAATCCGCGAACAAGACAAGCAATTGCCGATCATCATGCTGACCGCGAAATCGTCGGAACAAGACATCATCGCCGGCTTGACGCTAGGCGCCGACGATTATATCGCCAAGCCCTTTTCGGTGCGGGAGCTGGTGTTGCGGGTTGAAGCGGTCTTGAAAAGAAGTGGCGGGCCGGCACGGCAGCACGCTGTGATTCGACTGGGCGAGAGGCGAATCGACTGCGTCAATCTGTGTGAAATCGACGGCGGAAGGCCCAATCACTTCTCCCGCCGCGAAATCGATATACTGCACTATCTGCTGCGCCATTGCGATCGGCCGGTGTCGCGCGAAGAATTATTGCAACGCGTCTGGGGCTACCGCCATGCCGAGGTCATCGAAACCCGCACCGTCGATATCCATATTGCCAAGCTGCGGCGTAAAATCGAAACCGACCCGAAACAACCGGAATACCTGGTGACCGTGCGCGGTGAAGGCTACCGCCTGATGACGTAA
- a CDS encoding sensor histidine kinase — protein MKQPMDTTLHKKRLKLWLGLFFLLFAVPVSVLTGIVYRQLQNEASYQARRQAEQWAERLESALQDLIAGEQRRPSADYSFFNVSANPLIESSAIKFSPLSEVPPKTDIPGIVGYFRIDPDGSFHIPALPELEHNNHAGLSTKELASRLALKRRLQDLLAKEKKPQSAFADADAKQSAEEDEAEHYIVGQATEKTESLGAAKKLTKAKDADVIASRPGKQQSGLRQNRKEQVQLPNQAMASSFFKRPPRPVVDESSRADAAMLKEAEPGNAGEIEIMSFESEISPLQLLIVKQHYFCFYRHVWHDNSRYTQGFLVAIETFFNAVTQSIATPGSLTSISILHRQQMLSRLRLAAGNGKQALYKRPLNPPFDPLELQIIYASSGAGGETRLVDLLAGSIAFTLIAGLWFFYRLLSRQIELSRQQRNFISAVSHELKTPITSIRMYGEMLRSGWIGDERKKQQYYDFIFFESERLSRLIANVLQLARIDHRRHPLELQPTPAASLLQRIPEKIEVQVANAGFKVDLVAADQEPPAAIEIDEDAFFQIIINLVDNALKFAAGAEKPVIDIGYRLTAKWLEFYVRDYGPGIARRQQDKIFRLFYRPGDELTRATPGTGIGLALVAQLAASMQAKVSVVNRSPGAEFQIRFAAKAFAAD, from the coding sequence ATGAAACAGCCAATGGATACGACGCTCCACAAGAAACGCCTGAAACTGTGGCTGGGCCTTTTTTTTCTCCTCTTTGCCGTCCCGGTCTCCGTGCTGACCGGAATCGTTTACCGGCAACTGCAAAACGAGGCATCGTATCAGGCCCGACGACAAGCCGAACAATGGGCCGAACGCCTGGAATCGGCTCTGCAGGATTTGATCGCCGGCGAACAACGGCGCCCTAGCGCCGACTACAGTTTTTTCAATGTCTCGGCGAACCCGCTGATCGAATCCAGCGCCATTAAATTTTCGCCGTTATCGGAAGTGCCGCCTAAAACGGACATACCGGGTATCGTCGGTTATTTCCGCATCGACCCGGACGGTTCCTTCCATATTCCCGCCCTGCCCGAATTAGAGCACAATAATCATGCCGGCCTCAGTACCAAAGAGCTGGCAAGCCGGCTGGCCTTAAAACGGCGTCTGCAAGATCTGTTAGCCAAGGAAAAAAAACCACAATCGGCATTCGCCGATGCGGATGCAAAGCAATCGGCCGAGGAGGATGAAGCCGAACACTACATCGTTGGCCAGGCGACAGAAAAAACCGAATCGCTCGGAGCGGCAAAAAAGCTGACCAAGGCAAAGGATGCGGACGTCATTGCCAGCCGGCCCGGCAAACAACAATCCGGCTTGCGGCAAAACCGCAAGGAACAGGTTCAACTTCCCAACCAGGCGATGGCCAGCAGTTTTTTTAAACGCCCGCCGCGACCGGTCGTCGACGAATCCTCGCGGGCCGACGCCGCGATGCTGAAGGAAGCCGAACCCGGCAATGCCGGCGAAATTGAGATAATGAGCTTCGAGAGCGAGATTTCGCCGCTCCAATTGTTGATCGTCAAACAACATTACTTCTGTTTTTACCGCCATGTCTGGCATGACAACAGCCGCTACACCCAAGGCTTTTTGGTCGCTATCGAAACTTTTTTTAACGCCGTGACCCAATCCATCGCCACCCCTGGAAGCTTAACCAGCATCAGCATTCTTCATCGACAACAGATGTTGTCCCGACTAAGGCTCGCCGCCGGCAACGGGAAACAAGCGCTATACAAGCGCCCATTGAATCCGCCCTTCGACCCGCTGGAATTGCAGATCATATACGCATCTAGCGGTGCCGGCGGCGAAACCCGTTTGGTGGATCTACTGGCAGGGTCGATCGCCTTCACGCTGATCGCCGGCCTGTGGTTCTTTTACCGTTTGCTGAGCCGCCAAATCGAATTAAGCCGGCAGCAACGCAATTTTATTTCCGCGGTCAGCCACGAACTGAAAACGCCGATCACCTCGATCCGGATGTACGGCGAAATGCTGCGCTCCGGCTGGATCGGCGACGAACGGAAAAAACAACAATATTACGACTTCATCTTCTTCGAAAGCGAGCGGCTGTCACGTCTGATCGCCAATGTGCTGCAACTTGCCCGTATCGATCATCGCCGCCATCCTCTCGAACTGCAGCCAACGCCGGCGGCCAGCCTGTTACAGAGAATCCCGGAAAAAATCGAAGTCCAGGTCGCCAACGCCGGTTTTAAGGTCGACCTGGTCGCCGCAGACCAAGAACCGCCAGCCGCCATCGAGATCGATGAAGACGCTTTTTTTCAAATCATCATCAATCTGGTGGACAACGCCTTGAAATTTGCCGCCGGCGCGGAAAAACCGGTCATCGATATCGGCTATCGTCTAACGGCGAAATGGCTGGAATTTTATGTTCGCGATTACGGCCCCGGCATTGCCAGGCGCCAACAAGACAAAATCTTCCGGTTGTTCTACCGGCCCGGCGACGAATTGACCCGCGCCACCCCCGGCACCGGTATCGGCCTCGCCTTGGTGGCGCAACTGGCCGCGTCGATGCAGGCAAAAGTCAGCGTGGTCAATCGCTCGCCCGGCGCGGAATTCCAAATCCGTTTCGCCGCCAAAGCATTCGCGGCGGACTGA
- the hemF gene encoding oxygen-dependent coproporphyrinogen oxidase, translating into MNNDHIDRVKDYLLDLQDRICQTLEGVETKARFLEDNWQRAEGGGGRTRVLSGGEVIEQGGVNFSHVHGDKLPASATAARPELANRRFQAMGVSLVIHPRNPYVPTSHANVRFFIAEKPGEEAIWWFGGGFDLTPFYPFKEDVIHWHETARKACQPFGEEVYPLYKKWCDDYFYLKHRQETRGVGGLFFDDLNAWGFERSFAFMQSVGNHYLDAYLPIVKKRKDTPYGQREREFQLYRRGRYVEFNLVYDRGTLFGLQSGGRTESILMSMPPVAHWKYNWQPEAGSREALLYEHYLQPRDWLSENDG; encoded by the coding sequence ATGAACAACGACCATATCGACCGCGTTAAAGACTATTTACTCGATTTACAGGACCGCATCTGCCAAACATTGGAAGGCGTCGAAACAAAAGCCCGCTTTCTGGAAGATAATTGGCAACGAGCGGAAGGGGGCGGCGGCCGGACCCGGGTTTTAAGCGGCGGCGAGGTCATCGAGCAGGGCGGCGTCAATTTTTCCCATGTCCACGGCGACAAGCTGCCGGCCTCGGCGACGGCCGCGCGGCCGGAACTGGCCAACCGCCGCTTTCAAGCCATGGGCGTTTCCTTGGTCATCCATCCGCGCAACCCTTACGTACCGACTTCCCATGCCAACGTGCGTTTTTTCATCGCGGAAAAACCAGGCGAGGAAGCGATCTGGTGGTTTGGCGGCGGTTTCGATTTGACTCCGTTTTACCCTTTCAAGGAAGACGTGATCCACTGGCACGAAACCGCGCGCAAGGCTTGCCAGCCGTTCGGCGAAGAGGTCTACCCCCTTTACAAAAAATGGTGCGACGACTACTTTTATCTGAAACATCGCCAGGAAACCCGCGGCGTCGGCGGTTTGTTCTTCGACGATTTGAACGCATGGGGTTTCGAACGAAGCTTTGCCTTCATGCAAAGCGTCGGCAACCATTATCTCGATGCCTACCTGCCGATCGTGAAAAAACGCAAGGATACGCCCTACGGCCAACGCGAGAGAGAGTTTCAGCTTTACCGGCGCGGCCGCTATGTAGAATTCAACCTGGTTTACGACCGCGGCACGCTGTTCGGCCTGCAATCGGGCGGCCGCACCGAATCTATCCTGATGTCCATGCCGCCGGTCGCGCACTGGAAATACAACTGGCAACCGGAAGCCGGCAGCCGCGAAGCCCTATTGTACGAACATTATTTGCAACCCCGAGACTGGCTGAGCGAAAACGACGGCTAA
- a CDS encoding MBL fold metallo-hydrolase, which produces MIFRQFFEPVTSTYTYLLGCEYTRKAILIDTVASEVDFYIEQLEALDLNLVYTLETHVHADHITGAGDLRDRIGSKGVVHRDAGAMCADLLVTDGVELQVGDIEIKVLHTPGHTNGCTSYLVDDRVFTGDCLLINGCGRTDFQQGDSGVMYDSITQKLFTLPDDTLVYPGHDYKGMTVSTIKQEKALNARLGNNKSREEFIDIMNKLDLPYPKFIDEALPANQSCGQPDKDRGAIIQG; this is translated from the coding sequence ATGATTTTCCGACAATTTTTCGAACCGGTAACCTCCACCTACACCTATCTATTGGGCTGCGAATATACCCGTAAGGCCATCCTGATCGATACGGTCGCCAGCGAAGTTGATTTCTATATCGAACAATTGGAGGCGCTGGACCTAAACCTGGTCTATACGCTGGAAACCCACGTTCATGCCGACCATATTACCGGCGCCGGCGATCTGCGCGACCGCATCGGCAGCAAGGGCGTGGTCCACCGCGATGCCGGCGCGATGTGCGCCGACCTGCTGGTCACCGACGGCGTGGAACTGCAAGTCGGCGACATCGAGATCAAGGTACTGCACACTCCCGGCCATACCAACGGCTGCACCAGTTATTTGGTGGATGACCGCGTCTTTACGGGCGATTGCCTGTTGATCAACGGCTGCGGCCGCACCGATTTCCAGCAGGGCGACTCGGGCGTTATGTACGACAGCATCACGCAAAAACTGTTTACCCTGCCCGACGATACCCTGGTGTATCCCGGCCACGACTATAAAGGCATGACCGTCTCGACCATCAAACAGGAAAAGGCTCTCAATGCCCGCCTCGGCAACAATAAATCGCGCGAGGAATTTATCGACATCATGAACAAGCTCGACCTGCCCTATCCCAAATTCATCGATGAGGCATTGCCCGCCAATCAATCCTGCGGCCAACCGGACAAGGACCGGGGCGCCATCATCCAAGGTTAA
- a CDS encoding sulfite exporter TauE/SafE family protein, giving the protein MALITGSAIVIGILLGLLGGGGSILTVPMLVYLADQPAKSAIVTSLIVVGISSAITTVRYAKRKMVCWKTGFTFGIAGMLGAFIGGRLAAFIPGPILLVLFSTVMLLASFAMIRNKNAAANESNSVGDFCPMDLPFAAILFDGILVGVVTGLIGVGGGFLLVPALSLLAGLPIQAAIGTSLFIIVLQSTAALAGHANHMAIDRDLTLIVLACTIGGSFIGSSLSKYIDSRYLKKGFGFFVFALGCLLLYQQLSAQLIEQIKQLLIQHKEFVTGAVSIVVMLMLYRLWSWLHWQKPNQQ; this is encoded by the coding sequence ATGGCATTAATCACCGGCTCGGCCATTGTCATCGGTATCCTGCTGGGACTACTGGGAGGTGGCGGTTCCATCCTGACCGTACCGATGCTGGTCTACCTGGCGGATCAGCCGGCCAAAAGCGCCATCGTCACGTCATTGATCGTGGTCGGAATCAGCAGCGCCATCACGACGGTTCGTTATGCCAAACGCAAAATGGTATGCTGGAAAACCGGTTTCACGTTTGGCATCGCCGGCATGCTGGGCGCTTTTATCGGCGGCAGGCTGGCGGCATTCATTCCCGGCCCCATTTTGCTGGTGTTATTCTCCACCGTCATGTTGTTAGCCTCGTTTGCGATGATCCGCAATAAAAACGCGGCCGCGAACGAAAGCAACAGTGTCGGCGATTTTTGCCCGATGGACCTGCCGTTTGCCGCGATACTATTCGACGGCATCCTGGTCGGCGTCGTCACCGGCTTGATCGGCGTCGGCGGCGGTTTTTTGCTGGTGCCGGCCTTGTCTCTACTGGCCGGCCTGCCCATTCAGGCCGCCATCGGCACATCGCTGTTCATCATCGTTTTGCAATCGACGGCGGCCCTGGCCGGCCATGCCAACCACATGGCGATAGACCGGGATCTGACGCTAATAGTCTTGGCTTGCACTATAGGCGGCAGCTTTATCGGCAGCAGCCTGAGCAAATACATCGATAGCCGTTATTTGAAAAAGGGTTTCGGCTTCTTCGTGTTCGCGCTGGGCTGCCTGCTGTTGTACCAGCAACTGTCGGCGCAACTGATCGAACAGATCAAACAATTACTGATACAACACAAAGAATTCGTGACCGGCGCCGTCAGCATCGTCGTCATGCTAATGCTGTACCGTTTATGGAGCTGGCTGCATTGGCAGAAACCCAACCAGCAATAG
- a CDS encoding diguanylate cyclase domain-containing protein, translating to MEARNLSPREWADYYRLLEADGKTQLLLMRNPLYQALTGKSVAAFEMMMRLPDESLIALSVNSQPLRDDQNKIVGAVASFQDITSRKKNVNELKKLSLAVQHSPSGIMMTDISGRIEYVNDKFEQINGYTLAEIIGKNPSFLKSGRTSEQTYKELWETLLSGRDWQGEILNQKKNGEYYWSIQFISPVKDEQNKLTHFVCIMEDVTEVRKKSEMISYQASHDDLTGLLNRRECEKRLERVIKGARANNTRHVFCFLDLDKFKIVNDTCGHLAGDDLLRGIAGLLGKQLRQRDTLARLGGDEFGIIMEHCQLKQAREIAEKICLEICSYNFHWQGHCFKIGVSIGLTEVNKLSADFTTVIEQADQACYRVKKQGRGQVALFSDNNIVPF from the coding sequence TTGGAAGCCCGCAACCTTTCTCCGAGGGAATGGGCCGACTATTATCGGCTATTGGAAGCGGATGGAAAAACGCAGTTGCTATTGATGCGTAATCCGCTGTATCAGGCGTTAACCGGAAAATCGGTTGCGGCCTTCGAGATGATGATGAGACTGCCCGATGAGTCGCTTATCGCTTTGTCGGTCAATAGCCAGCCGCTACGGGACGACCAGAACAAGATCGTCGGGGCCGTGGCCTCCTTCCAGGACATTACCAGCCGGAAGAAAAATGTTAATGAACTGAAGAAGTTATCCCTGGCGGTTCAACACAGCCCCAGCGGGATCATGATGACCGATATTTCCGGCAGGATCGAATATGTCAATGACAAATTCGAACAAATCAACGGCTATACGCTGGCCGAGATCATAGGCAAAAATCCCAGCTTTCTGAAGTCGGGCCGGACATCGGAGCAAACCTATAAGGAACTTTGGGAAACGTTATTGAGCGGCCGCGATTGGCAGGGGGAAATCCTCAATCAAAAGAAAAACGGTGAGTATTACTGGTCGATACAATTCATTTCCCCGGTGAAGGATGAGCAAAATAAATTGACTCACTTTGTCTGTATCATGGAAGACGTGACCGAAGTGCGCAAAAAGTCGGAAATGATTTCCTATCAGGCCAGTCATGATGATTTGACCGGTTTGCTGAATCGGCGGGAATGCGAGAAGCGCCTGGAAAGAGTGATCAAAGGCGCCAGGGCCAACAATACCCGCCATGTGTTTTGTTTCCTGGACCTGGATAAATTCAAGATCGTCAACGATACCTGCGGCCACCTTGCCGGCGATGATTTATTGCGCGGCATAGCTGGTCTGTTAGGCAAACAACTGCGTCAGCGGGATACGCTGGCACGATTAGGCGGCGACGAATTCGGCATCATCATGGAGCATTGCCAGTTAAAACAAGCCCGGGAAATTGCGGAAAAGATCTGCCTTGAAATCTGCAGTTACAATTTTCATTGGCAGGGACATTGTTTCAAGATCGGCGTCAGCATCGGCCTGACCGAAGTCAATAAGCTTTCCGCCGATTTTACCACGGTGATCGAGCAGGCCGACCAGGCTTGTTACCGGGTCAAAAAACAAGGCCGGGGACAAGTGGCCTTGTTTTCGGACAATAACATCGTGCCGTTCTGA